Proteins from a single region of Canis lupus baileyi chromosome 35, mCanLup2.hap1, whole genome shotgun sequence:
- the LOC140624998 gene encoding olfactory receptor 5K3-like: MTEDNYSLTTEFILIGFTDHPKLKTILFVVFLTIYLVTMVGNLGLVALILMERRLHTPMYIFLGNLALMDSCCACAITPKMLENFFSKDRMISLYECMAQFYFLCLAETTDCFLLAAMAYDRYVAICSPLQYHTLMSKKLCLQMTAVAYIPGNLHPVIYIGLLFRLTFCRSHQINHFFCDVLPLFKLSCVDPYINELLIFIFSGSVLVFSIIVVIISYLCILFMIFKMKSKEGRGKALSTCASHFLSVSMFYGSLLFVYVRPNSVKEEDKDISVAIFYTLVIPLLNPFIYSLRNKEVINAMKKNIRKNF, translated from the coding sequence ATGACTGAGGATAATTACTCCTTGACAACTGAATTTATTCTCATAGGATTTACAGATCACCCAAAGTTGAAGACCATTCTGTTTGTGGTGTTTCTCACTATCTATCTGGTGACCATGGTGGGGAATCTGGGCCTGGTGGCATTGATCCTTATGGAGCGTCGCCTTCACACACCCATGTACATCTTTCTGGGCAACCTGGCTCTAATGGATTCCTGTTGTGCCTGTGCCATTACTCCCAAGATGTTAGAGAATTTCTTTTCGAAGGACAGAATGATTTCCCTCTATGAATGCATggcacaattttattttctctgtcttgCTGAAACTACAGATTGCTTTCTCCTGGCAGcaatggcctatgaccgctatgtggccatctgcagcCCACTGCAGTACCACACCCTGATGTCAAAGAAGCTctgccttcagatgactgcagtgGCCTACATACCCGGAAATCTCCATCCCGTAATTTATATTGGGCTTCTCTTTCGGTTAACTTTCTGTAGGTCTCATCAGATTAATCACTTTTTTTGTGATGTTCTTCCATTATTCAAACTCTCCTGTGTTGACCCTTATATCAATGAATtgttgatatttatattttcaggCTCAGTTCTAGTGTTCTCTATTATTGTAGTCATAATCTCTTATCTCTGCATCCTTTTcatgattttcaaaatgaaatccaAAGAGGGAAGAGGCAAAGCCTTATCTACTTGTgcatctcactttctctctgtctcaatgtTCTATGGTTCTCTTCTCTTTGTGTACGTTCGACCAAATTCAGTTAAAGAAGAGGATAAAGATATATCTGTTGCTATTTTTTATACTCTAGTAATCCCTTTATTAAACCCTTTTATTTATAGTCTACGAAATAAGGAAGtaataaatgctatgaaaaaaaacataaggaaaaattttTGA